The Phaeobacter sp. A36a-5a genomic interval TTGGCAATGGCGCGCAGTCGGAGTTCCAGTCGCTCGCCATGCAGGCAATCTGCGGGCTGAAATCGGTTCGCCTCTACGATATCGACCCGGCGGCGACCGTGAAATGTGCCGCCAACCTTGCTGGCAGCGGCCTCACCGTGGTGTCCTGCGCAACCCCCGAAGAAGCGATTGAAGGCGCGCAGATCCTGACCACCTGCACCGCTGACAAGCAATACGCCACCATCCTCACTGACAACATGGTCGGCAGCGGCGTCCATATCAACGCCATCGGCGGTGATTGCCCCGGCAAAACCGAATTGGCACCGGGTATCCTGACCCGCTCTGATGTCTTTGTGGAATTCCCGCCGCAAACCCGCGTCGAGGGCGAGATCCAGCAGATGCCGGAGGATTTTGAGGTGACGGAACTCTGGCAGGTGATCCTTGGCCAGAAGCCCGGTCGCCGAGATGACAAGCAGATCACCCTGTTTGACAGTGTCGGCTTTGCAATCGAGGATTTCTCGGCCCTGCGCTACATCCGCGACCGGATCAAGGACACGGATTTCTTTTTGGAACTGGACATGCTCGCCGACCCGGACGACCCGCGCGATCTCTTCGGCATGGTGCAGCGCGCCAAGGGCTGAAATCGGGATTGTCTCTCGCAGCTATTCTAAGGAAAAAGGCCCCGCCTGTCCGGTCGGGGCCTTAGCTTATTTTTGAACGACTGATGAGATTCAGCTGTCCAGTTCGCTATCCCAATAGAGAAAATCCATCCAGGTTTGATGCAATTCA includes:
- a CDS encoding ornithine cyclodeaminase → MTQPSDKALVPFVSVDNMMRLIHSIGIDTVMRDLADYIEEDFKRWELFDKTPRVASHSDVGVIELMPTSDGEAYGFKYVNGHPKNTSEGLQTVTAFGLLADVYTGYPVLLTEMTILTALRTAATSAMVAKHLAPKGATTMAMIGNGAQSEFQSLAMQAICGLKSVRLYDIDPAATVKCAANLAGSGLTVVSCATPEEAIEGAQILTTCTADKQYATILTDNMVGSGVHINAIGGDCPGKTELAPGILTRSDVFVEFPPQTRVEGEIQQMPEDFEVTELWQVILGQKPGRRDDKQITLFDSVGFAIEDFSALRYIRDRIKDTDFFLELDMLADPDDPRDLFGMVQRAKG